The DNA segment TCTAAATCAGACACAAGCTTACCTATAAATTTCAGTTTTGTTGAAGTGCATTAAGGCAAGCCTAACCTACTGTTTCCAGAAGTTTTAGTGTGTTATGCTACGACTCTCAGATAAATATTTCAACAATAAAAGTCTGATATTTAGACTTACCTATTTTATTGAGAAAATTATTGTAATAACTCCCTAACTTATGGGAACTGTTGCTGAATTTTAGAGGATTAGTATAACAAAAGATTTAAGCCCAGGTTCTGGCTGACACAGGAAGCAAAGAAATTGTCGATGCGAGGCTAAAATAGTAATCTACGTGTAAATTGCTTGAACTATTGATTTTATGACTTCTGCTACGACCGTAAAAACTGAGTACGAAGCGATTATCGGTCTAGAAACCCATTGTCAGCTGAGTACGAATACCAAAATTTTCTCTAGTAGCTCAACAGCGTTCGGGGCTGACCCTAATACGAACATTGACCCGGTGTGTATGGGCTTACCTGGTGTTTTGCCTGTACTTAACGAAAAAGTCTTAGAATACGCTGTTAAAGCAGGTTTGGCGTTGAATTGCCAAATTGCTAAATATAGTAAATTTGACCGTAAACAGTATTTTTATCCTGATTTACCGAAAAATTATCAAATTTCTCAATATGACTTACCCATAGCTGAACATGGCTGGTTAGAAATTGAGTTATTAGATGCCGATGGTAACCCAAAACGTAAGCGGATAGGGATTACCCGTCTGCACATGGAAGAAGACGCAGGGAAACTGGTACACGCAGGGAGCGATCGCATCTCTGGTTCTACCTATTCTCTGGTAGACTACAACCGTGCGGGTGTGCCATTGGTAGAAATTGTCTCGGAACCAGACATCCGCACTGGGCAAGAAGCTGCTGAATATGCCCAAGAATTACGCCGGGTGATGCGTTATCTCGGTGTCAGTGATGGCAATATGCAGGAAGGTTCTCTGCGCTGTGATGTGAATATATCTGTGCGTCCTGTAGGACAGGAAAAGTTCGGCACGAAGGTAGAAATTAAAAACATGAACTCCTTCAGCGCCATTCAAAAAGCCATTGAACACGAAATTGAACGGCAAATAGAAGCGATAGAGTCAGGGGAAAAGATTATTCAAGAAACGCGACTGTGGGAAGAAGGTTCACAACGCACAATTAGTATGCGAATTAAAGAAGGTTCTAGCGATTATCGCTACTTCCCCGAACCGGATTTAGCACCCATTGAGGTAACAGAAGCACAACTGAGTCAATGGCGTAGTGAATTACCAGAACTACCAGCCCAAAAACGCCATCGTTACGAAAACGAATTGGGTTTGTCGGCTTACGATACCCGCGTGCTGACAGAAGATGTCATTGTATCTCAATATTTTGAAGTAGCGATCGCATCTGGGGCAAATCCCAAAGCAGCCGCTAACTGGATTACCCAAGATATCGCCGCCTATCTCAACAAACAAAAACTCAGCATTACAGAAATCGGCTTAACTCCCGCTAACTTAGCCGATGTGATTACCCGGATTGAGACTGGCAAAATTAGCAACGCTCAAGCTAAACAAAAGTTACCAGAGTTACTCACGGGATTATCCCCGGAAAAAGCCTTTGCAGGTCAAGAACTCATCAGCGACCCCAGTGTTTTGGAACCCATCGTTGATGAAGTGATAGCAGCTAACCCCAAAGAACTGGAAAAGTACCGCAACGGTAACATCAATCTTAAGGGTTTCTTTGTCGGGCAAGTGCTGAAAAAGACAAATAAACGCGCTGACCCCAAACTCACCAACGAATTGGTAGAAAATAAACTAAATGGCTAACACAAGTATTTTGTCAGTCATTTTTTCACAATAGTTTTACATAAAGTACAAAAAAGTGGGTGTCGATAATTACAACTAAGCGGTTATTATGAATGTATTATATGCACCCTAATAACCAGGAGAGTTACGCAAGTGGCTCTCCTTATTTCTTGCCATATCTCCCACTCTTTTTAATTAGTACTAGTTTGTGTAATACTGACGACTACTATGACATGAGGTAAATTCTAGCCTCTAACCCCTAGTCGCAAAGAGATGTACCCCACTAATACGAGAAACACCATTGGATTAGCCCTTTTGGTAATTGGTTCGGTGATTTTTGCCGGAAACCACGTCCTCGCGGAAATAAAAACTGATACCACATTGGGAAGTGAAGCATCCATATTAAACCAAGGCGTTAGTGTTAAAGGGGCGATCGGGGATATTATCGATGGTGGTGCAGTCCGGGGAACAAAGCTCTTCCATAGCTTTCAAGAATTTAGTATTGGTGAAGGGCAGAGGGTTTACTTCTCCAACCCTGCCGGAATCAAAAACATCCTCACACGCGTCACGGGGAACAATCGTTCTGATATTTTGGGAACCTTGGGGGTTTTAGGTAATGCCAATTTGTTTCTGATTAATCCCAACGGCATTGTATTTGGACAAAATGCCCGATTAGATATAGCAGGTTCCTTTGTAGCCAGTACAGTTGATAGTTTAACGTTGGGTAATGGCTTTGTGTACAGCGCGACCAAACCTGAAATACCGCCTTTATTAAATATTAATCTCCAACCAGGTTTACAGTTAGGAACAGAAATAGGAACTATTACTAATAGAGGAAATTTGGCAGTAGGGCAGAATCTCATCTTATCTGCCAACAACCTAGACTTGCAGGGAAGTTTGCAAGCAGGACAAGATTTGACATTAAACGCCAGAAATCAAATTCAGATGCGTGATACCATCGCCAGTCCGTTGATAGCGGCGGCGAAGGAAAAATTACTGATTCAAGGTAATCAATCGGTAAATATTTTTGCCCTCAATCATCCCGATAGTGGCTTATTTTCGGGTGGAGATATGATTCTTCGTTCCCTGAGCGACATTGATGGCGATGCCCATTATTGGAGTAGGGGAAATTTTCGCATTGAGAAGTTAGATGGTAATTTGGGGGGGTTATTTAGTCCCGATGATCCGATAATTAGGTCTAATGGTGATGTTTCCCTGGCGAGCTTTACTGGAGCTTCCCTACACATTCTCGCTGGCGGTAAGGTAGAAATTCCTGGTAATGTGATAATTTTTCGTCCAGATAACCTCAGCAGTGCGATCGCCGAAACTGTCACCCTATCCGATGGTAACACCGTTAATATTAGTGGTAGTACTGATTCTACCTTAGACATCCGGGCGGGAATTAATTGGCAGAACCTACCAGGAAATAGCAGCTTGGGACAGCTTTCTTCTCTACCCAGCTTCAACAATGCCACAAGTGCCGACATTAATCTTGGCAATATCAGGGTTTTTGATTTTGTTGGAGGTCAGGGCGGGAAGATCTTCTTAACTAATCAATATCAAGCTAATCCTACTCTAAGCGGAAATATTCGAGTCAACATCATTGATGCCAGAGATTCATTCCAAGGGACTTCCCTATTTATGAACTCGCGCGGTAATATCGCCGTCAACATCGCCGACACATCTTCCTTTAGGCAAGGTAATGGTGGCGACATCACTATGATCGCTCAGGGTAATATCAGCCCTCAATTGCTACTTTCCAGGGGCTGGTTGGGTGGTAACATCACACTCAAGAGTAATGCCAATATTTCGGTAGCAACCGGTTTTATTAGCAGTCAAAGCAGGGCTAATACTGAGACAGGTTCCCCTCTGACTGGAGGTGATATTGAGATTACAGCCGATTCCCTCTTTTTAACTAATGGGGCAAACATCACTGTCATCAATGAAAACATCTCTAATGGTGGCAATTTAAAAATTACTGCCAACAATATTTTTCTAGAAGGTGTTCCCAGTAATGGATCTGCTGGGGGCATAACTAGCCAGGTTTGGCCAGGAAGTATCGGTAAAGGGGGCGATATCCAGATTACCACAGGCAAACTCTCAGCAGAAAAAGGCTCTCAGGTAATCGCTATTACTTTTGGTGCAGGGAAAGCAGGAAACGTCACCATCCACGCGAGCGATCGCATTTTCTTGAGTGGTATAAGTAATACAGGTATTCCCGGTGGTGTAGCCAGTCGCTCTCAAGACTCAGGTGCTGGAGGAAATGTGAATATTACCACGCGATCGCTGACGATTGAGAATTCTGCTCGTGTCAGTACCGCTACTACGGGCAGAGGAACAAGCGGTAATGTGATGATTAATGCCAGTGATGCAATTGTTCTTGATGGTTATGATACAGCAATTATTAGTCAAGCCTTTCCTGATACCACAGCAGGTGGTAATATTAATGTAACTACAGGTAAATTGTCTCTATTCAATGGTGCTGCTATCAGTAGCGGCACTAGAGGTATAGGCAATGCAGGTAACATTCAAATCATTGCAGATATGTTTATAGCCGATGGGGTTAGCCCCATCACTGGCTTTGCTAGTGGAATTACTGCGGCAACGGATGACAACGCTCAAGGCAATGGTGGCAACATTGACATTATTAGCCGGATTATTGCTTTAACTAATGGTGGGCAAATTACAACTAGCACCGATGCCAGAGGTAACGCTGGTAACATCAAAATTACAACTAATGCGATAAACATTGATGGCTCTAGCCCACTGCGAGAAAATTTTCCTAGTGGTATTCTCAGCCTAGTCAGAGCTAATGCTCAAGGTACAGGCGGTAATATTGACATCAATACGGGTCAAATGACATTAACTAACGGTGGTTTTTTAGATGCCAGTACTTTTGGACAAGGAAATGCAGGGGATATAAAAATTATTGCCAATGATGCAATGATATTGAACTCAGGAAATAACAGTAACGTATCCGGTGATATTAGTAGTCAGGTTTTATCAGGAGCCGTAGGTGATGGGGGTGATATTGAGATCTTTGCTCATAAACTGTTGCTGAGTAATGGCTTTCAAATTAAAGCTCAAACATTTGGACAGGGAAATGCAGGTAATATCAAAATAAACACCATTGATTCAGTAGTGCTGAATGGTAGTAGTCCTCGGACAAACTCTACAGGTATATTTACTTCTGTTGGCAATGGGGGATTTGGTACTGGTGGTAATATTGATATCCAAACAGGCAAACTAACCCTTGATAATCGATCTATTATCTCTGCGGAAACAGTAAGCAATACTGGTGGTGATATTCGCCTGCAACTCAATGACAGACTGTTACTCAGGCGCAACAGTAGAATTTCCACGACTGCGGGAACTGCCCAGGCTGGTGGTGATGGCGGTAACATTATCATTAACACCCCATTTTTGCTGACTGCCCCTCTAGAAAATAACGACATCACCGCCAACGCCTTTAGTGGTAGTGGCGGGAAAATAGATATTACAACTCAAGGTATATTAGGCTTTACACCCCGTACTCGTGCAGACTTAGAGGCATCACTAGGAACTAAAGACCCCAGCCAATTAAATCCGCGATCGCTCCCCACAAGCGATATCACAGCCATTTCCCAAGCTAACGCCTCCTTGGATGGACAGGTAACAATTGACACCCCTGATGTAGACCCTGGTAGCGGACTTGTGGCATTACCCACCAATGTAGTGGATGCGTCCCGACTCATTGCCCAAACCTGTCGCAGTGGAGGGGAAACAACCGCCAGCCAACAAAGTGAATTTGTCATCACCGGACGAGGAGGTTTACCGCCTAAGCCTAGCGACCCCCTAAGTAGTGATGCCATCTGGCAAGACTTACAGCCCTACGCCTTACCCGATGAAAAAGCTGGGGAGCAGGAAGAGAAGTCGCAAGGAGGGTTTCCCTCCGGGCGAACTTCCCTACGGGATGCTACGCGAATGGGAGCAAGGGAGCAAGGGGAAAAATCACCCACACCCATAGTTGAAGCCCAAGGCTGGGTAACTAGTACGGATGGTAAGATTACCCTGGTAGCTCAAGCACCCACAACAACACCTCATAATTCTTCATTCACGCCAGTTAGTTGTTCTTAAGTAGGGGTTTAGGGGTTTAGGGGTGTGGGGGTGTAGGGGAAAGACTTAATTTATTTTGAATTTTGAATTTTGAATTTTGAATTGTCAACTTTGAATTGTCAACATTTATGCGGCGAGTTTTTACTTTTCTGCTTTGTGCCTTACTAGGTATGGGCTTTACTCTTATACCCCAATGGCATCAAGTCCAAGCTTCAATTTCTCAATCATCCCCACTCCCCACTCCCCAGTTAATTCAACAAGGCAGAGAACTATACCAAGCAGAACAATATACTCAAGCTGTGGATGTTTGGCGAGCTGCACTTAAAGCAGAAACCAATATATTGTCCCAGGCAATGTTGTTAAATTACCTTTCCCTGGCTTATCAAGAATTGGGACAGTGGCAACAGGCAAATGAGACAATTAACTCTAGCCTCAACCTCATACAACAATCAAAACAGACAACTCCACAAGCCAAGCTTATCCTCGCCCAAGCTCTTAATACTCAAGGAAGTTGGCAGCTAGCGCAAGGTAAAGCCGAACAAGCCCTCAACACTTGGCAACAGGCAACAGCCATATATACTACAGCAGGAAATGTACAGGGTAAAATTGGCAGCTTAATTAATCAAGCCCAAGCTCAACAAGCTTTAGGGCTTTACCTCCAAGCTCGTAAAACTCTAGCTGGAGTGGAACAAGGACTACAACAACAGCCAAATCAAAAATTGCAAATTACAGGGCTGCGTAGTCTGGGAAATATCTTCAGATTGGTAGGCGCTCTAGACGATTCTCGGAGGGTTTTGCAGCAAAGTTTGCAGATAATTAATCAAGGCAATGTATCAAAATCAGAACTAAGTCCAACCTTAATCAGCTTGGGTAATACAGCTGATGCCCAAGGCGACAAAGAAGGGGCATTAACATATTATGAACAAGCGGCGGCGAATGCGACTGTTACCTTAACGCAGATTCAAGCACAAATCAATCAACTGAACATATTAATAACAACTGGACAAGCCAAGCAAGCTGAAAATCTAGGGAAACAAATTCAGCCCAAGTTGACTAATTTATCTCCCAGCCGTCAGACGATTTACGCCAGCATTAACTTGGCAAAAAGTCTGATGAAATTGACTGGTGAGGGAGTAGACGAATCTGCTAAACTACTAGCCACAGCCATTAAACAAGCCCAAAACTTGAGCGATCGCCAAGCTGAATCTTATGCTTTAGGCTATCTCGCTGGACTCTATGAACAAACTCAACAGTGGTCAAACGCTCAAGAATTAACTCAACAGGCTTTGCAACTAGCACAAGCTATTAATGCCCCAGAAATAGCCTATCAGTGGCAATGGCAATTAGGACGTATCTTAAAAGCACAAGGCGCAATCAAGCCAGCAACATCCGCCTATGAGGTAGCCTTCACCACCTTGAAATCTCTGCGGAGTGATTTGGTAGCAATTAACAGTGATATTCAATTTTCTTTTCGTGAAGCCGTCGAGCCTGTATATCGTGAATATGTAGAATTACTATTGAATCCAGGCAAAAGCTTAGAACCCAGTCAGCAACAACTCAAACAAGCTAGGCAAGTCATCGAATCACTACAACTAGC comes from the Nostoc sp. PCC 7120 = FACHB-418 genome and includes:
- a CDS encoding filamentous hemagglutinin N-terminal domain-containing protein, which produces MYPTNTRNTIGLALLVIGSVIFAGNHVLAEIKTDTTLGSEASILNQGVSVKGAIGDIIDGGAVRGTKLFHSFQEFSIGEGQRVYFSNPAGIKNILTRVTGNNRSDILGTLGVLGNANLFLINPNGIVFGQNARLDIAGSFVASTVDSLTLGNGFVYSATKPEIPPLLNINLQPGLQLGTEIGTITNRGNLAVGQNLILSANNLDLQGSLQAGQDLTLNARNQIQMRDTIASPLIAAAKEKLLIQGNQSVNIFALNHPDSGLFSGGDMILRSLSDIDGDAHYWSRGNFRIEKLDGNLGGLFSPDDPIIRSNGDVSLASFTGASLHILAGGKVEIPGNVIIFRPDNLSSAIAETVTLSDGNTVNISGSTDSTLDIRAGINWQNLPGNSSLGQLSSLPSFNNATSADINLGNIRVFDFVGGQGGKIFLTNQYQANPTLSGNIRVNIIDARDSFQGTSLFMNSRGNIAVNIADTSSFRQGNGGDITMIAQGNISPQLLLSRGWLGGNITLKSNANISVATGFISSQSRANTETGSPLTGGDIEITADSLFLTNGANITVINENISNGGNLKITANNIFLEGVPSNGSAGGITSQVWPGSIGKGGDIQITTGKLSAEKGSQVIAITFGAGKAGNVTIHASDRIFLSGISNTGIPGGVASRSQDSGAGGNVNITTRSLTIENSARVSTATTGRGTSGNVMINASDAIVLDGYDTAIISQAFPDTTAGGNINVTTGKLSLFNGAAISSGTRGIGNAGNIQIIADMFIADGVSPITGFASGITAATDDNAQGNGGNIDIISRIIALTNGGQITTSTDARGNAGNIKITTNAINIDGSSPLRENFPSGILSLVRANAQGTGGNIDINTGQMTLTNGGFLDASTFGQGNAGDIKIIANDAMILNSGNNSNVSGDISSQVLSGAVGDGGDIEIFAHKLLLSNGFQIKAQTFGQGNAGNIKINTIDSVVLNGSSPRTNSTGIFTSVGNGGFGTGGNIDIQTGKLTLDNRSIISAETVSNTGGDIRLQLNDRLLLRRNSRISTTAGTAQAGGDGGNIIINTPFLLTAPLENNDITANAFSGSGGKIDITTQGILGFTPRTRADLEASLGTKDPSQLNPRSLPTSDITAISQANASLDGQVTIDTPDVDPGSGLVALPTNVVDASRLIAQTCRSGGETTASQQSEFVITGRGGLPPKPSDPLSSDAIWQDLQPYALPDEKAGEQEEKSQGGFPSGRTSLRDATRMGAREQGEKSPTPIVEAQGWVTSTDGKITLVAQAPTTTPHNSSFTPVSCS
- a CDS encoding CHAT domain-containing protein, whose amino-acid sequence is MRRVFTFLLCALLGMGFTLIPQWHQVQASISQSSPLPTPQLIQQGRELYQAEQYTQAVDVWRAALKAETNILSQAMLLNYLSLAYQELGQWQQANETINSSLNLIQQSKQTTPQAKLILAQALNTQGSWQLAQGKAEQALNTWQQATAIYTTAGNVQGKIGSLINQAQAQQALGLYLQARKTLAGVEQGLQQQPNQKLQITGLRSLGNIFRLVGALDDSRRVLQQSLQIINQGNVSKSELSPTLISLGNTADAQGDKEGALTYYEQAAANATVTLTQIQAQINQLNILITTGQAKQAENLGKQIQPKLTNLSPSRQTIYASINLAKSLMKLTGEGVDESAKLLATAIKQAQNLSDRQAESYALGYLAGLYEQTQQWSNAQELTQQALQLAQAINAPEIAYQWQWQLGRILKAQGAIKPATSAYEVAFTTLKSLRSDLVAINSDIQFSFREAVEPVYREYVELLLNPGKSLEPSQQQLKQARQVIESLQLAELDNFFRSACLQGQIVPIEQIQQSEAAIIYPIILPDRLEVIVSLPQQTLRHYATKISQHEVEEVLDQLRQNLEKPFTSPEGKNLSTKVYDWLIRPLETQLSQTQVQTLVFVLDGSLRNVPMAALFDGKQYLIEKYSVALTPGLELLGPRPLRQGQLKTLVAGLTEARHGFNSLPNVGDELKAIESEVPSQVLLNQTFTSAALRKQIDSLPFSIVHLATHGQFSSNVDETFVLAWDKPVKVNELKDLLYNRNQNRPEPIELLVLSACETADGDKRAALGLAGVAIQAGARSTLASLWSLDDESGARLIGQFYKELATKQVTKAEALRQAQISLLKDPDYRHPIHWASYVLLGNWL
- the gatB gene encoding Asp-tRNA(Asn)/Glu-tRNA(Gln) amidotransferase subunit GatB, coding for MTSATTVKTEYEAIIGLETHCQLSTNTKIFSSSSTAFGADPNTNIDPVCMGLPGVLPVLNEKVLEYAVKAGLALNCQIAKYSKFDRKQYFYPDLPKNYQISQYDLPIAEHGWLEIELLDADGNPKRKRIGITRLHMEEDAGKLVHAGSDRISGSTYSLVDYNRAGVPLVEIVSEPDIRTGQEAAEYAQELRRVMRYLGVSDGNMQEGSLRCDVNISVRPVGQEKFGTKVEIKNMNSFSAIQKAIEHEIERQIEAIESGEKIIQETRLWEEGSQRTISMRIKEGSSDYRYFPEPDLAPIEVTEAQLSQWRSELPELPAQKRHRYENELGLSAYDTRVLTEDVIVSQYFEVAIASGANPKAAANWITQDIAAYLNKQKLSITEIGLTPANLADVITRIETGKISNAQAKQKLPELLTGLSPEKAFAGQELISDPSVLEPIVDEVIAANPKELEKYRNGNINLKGFFVGQVLKKTNKRADPKLTNELVENKLNG